From a single Alkalihalophilus pseudofirmus genomic region:
- a CDS encoding DUF1128 domain-containing protein, producing the protein MDLSTTSRENIEYMIEEIKTKLQIVNAGALNAKSFDTDQYEDLRDIYEMIMSKQSFSVSELDAIVSELGKMRKR; encoded by the coding sequence ATGGATCTCTCCACTACAAGCCGTGAAAATATTGAGTATATGATTGAAGAAATTAAGACGAAGTTACAAATTGTAAATGCCGGTGCACTAAATGCAAAGAGTTTTGACACAGATCAGTATGAAGACCTTCGTGATATTTATGAAATGATTATGAGCAAACAATCCTTTTCTGTAAGTGAACTGGATGCAATTGTTTCAGAGCTAGGCAAAATGAGAAAACGCTAA
- the rnc gene encoding ribonuclease III, protein MPQSSKNHRKPRSNYYDRRRHNRRLTLTEEQKKQFDDLLLKIDLTFENRKLLIQAFTHSSYVNEHRIYSFQDNERLEFLGDAVLELAVSQFLYKKFNSMSEGEMTKLRASIVCEPSLARFAEELEFGELVLLGKGEEMTGGRNRPALLADVFESFIGALYLDQDLEAVYKFLSQTMYPKINDGAFSHMMDFKSQLQEFIQRDNLGQIQYVIVQEIGPAHNREFVSEVQLNESKLGVGSGRSKKEAEQHAAQQALIKLSEKKDK, encoded by the coding sequence ATGCCGCAATCTTCTAAGAACCACCGTAAACCGAGATCGAATTATTACGATCGCCGGCGTCATAATCGCCGACTCACTTTGACCGAAGAACAAAAAAAGCAATTTGATGATTTGCTTTTGAAAATTGATCTGACTTTTGAAAATCGTAAGCTACTCATCCAAGCATTTACTCATTCATCCTATGTGAATGAGCACCGTATCTACTCGTTTCAGGATAACGAAAGACTTGAATTTTTAGGGGACGCTGTACTTGAACTAGCTGTTTCACAATTTCTTTATAAGAAATTCAACTCGATGAGTGAAGGGGAAATGACGAAGCTTCGTGCTTCTATTGTATGTGAGCCATCATTAGCCCGTTTTGCCGAAGAGCTTGAGTTTGGAGAGCTTGTTTTATTAGGTAAAGGGGAAGAGATGACGGGCGGCCGCAATAGACCAGCCCTGCTCGCCGATGTGTTTGAATCCTTTATCGGCGCCCTGTATCTAGATCAAGATTTAGAAGCAGTTTATAAATTTTTAAGTCAAACGATGTATCCTAAAATTAACGATGGTGCTTTTTCTCATATGATGGATTTTAAAAGTCAGCTGCAAGAGTTTATTCAAAGAGATAACCTCGGTCAGATTCAATATGTGATTGTCCAAGAAATCGGACCAGCACATAATCGTGAGTTTGTATCAGAAGTACAATTAAATGAAAGTAAGTTAGGTGTTGGTTCTGGCCGTTCTAAAAAAGAAGCCGAACAACACGCAGCCCAGCAAGCTCTTATCAAGCTGAGCGAGAAAAAAGATAAGTAG
- the acpP gene encoding acyl carrier protein: MADTLSRVTTIVVDRLGVEEADVKPEASFKDDLGADSLDVVELVMELEDEFDLEISDEEAEKISTVADVVDYINSRQ, from the coding sequence ATGGCAGATACATTATCACGTGTAACGACGATCGTTGTTGATCGTTTAGGTGTTGAGGAAGCAGACGTAAAACCGGAAGCTTCATTCAAGGATGATTTAGGCGCAGATTCATTAGACGTAGTTGAGCTTGTTATGGAGCTTGAAGATGAGTTTGATCTTGAGATTTCTGATGAAGAAGCTGAGAAAATTTCGACTGTTGCTGATGTCGTTGATTACATAAACAGCCGTCAGTAG
- the fabG gene encoding 3-oxoacyl-[acyl-carrier-protein] reductase translates to MLQGKVAVVTGASRGIGRAIALELAKNGANIVVNYAGSVAKAEEVVASCKELGVDALAVQAGVANSESVQAMIKESIEAFGRVDILVNNAGITRDNLLMRMKEDDWDAVIDTNLKGVFNCSKAVTRQMMKQRYGRIINVASVVGILGNAGQANYVAAKAGVIGLTKTMARELANRNILVNAVAPGFITTDMTDELTEDMKAVMLGQIPLGALGKPEHIASVVRFLASDDAAYITGQTLNVDGGMVMQ, encoded by the coding sequence ATGCTACAAGGGAAAGTCGCAGTCGTAACAGGTGCATCACGAGGAATCGGGCGTGCTATTGCACTAGAACTTGCTAAAAACGGCGCAAATATTGTGGTGAATTATGCAGGAAGTGTCGCTAAAGCTGAAGAAGTAGTTGCTTCATGTAAAGAATTAGGTGTGGATGCACTGGCTGTTCAAGCAGGTGTGGCTAACAGCGAAAGCGTCCAAGCTATGATAAAAGAATCAATCGAGGCATTTGGCCGAGTAGATATTCTTGTTAATAACGCAGGTATTACTCGTGACAATCTTCTCATGAGAATGAAAGAAGATGATTGGGATGCAGTGATTGATACAAACCTTAAAGGAGTATTTAACTGCTCTAAGGCTGTGACCCGTCAAATGATGAAGCAGCGCTACGGGAGAATAATTAATGTAGCTTCGGTAGTGGGTATTTTAGGTAATGCCGGGCAAGCAAATTACGTAGCAGCAAAAGCTGGTGTCATCGGTTTAACTAAGACAATGGCAAGAGAACTTGCTAACAGAAATATTTTAGTGAATGCTGTCGCACCTGGCTTTATTACAACAGATATGACTGATGAATTAACAGAAGATATGAAAGCAGTGATGCTTGGGCAGATTCCTTTAGGAGCTCTAGGCAAGCCTGAACATATTGCCTCTGTCGTGCGCTTTTTAGCTAGTGATGATGCAGCGTACATAACTGGCCAAACGCTGAATGTTGATGGCGGTATGGTTATGCAGTAA
- the fabD gene encoding ACP S-malonyltransferase, with the protein MGKIAFLFPGQGSQAVGMGVELRTNEPKCKEILDRADSRLGYSLTKIMAEGPEEKLRRTENTQPALVTMSIAVLELLKEENITPDYVAGHSLGEYSALVAAGSLSFEDAVYAVHNRGLFMEEAVPYGEGAMSAVLGMEADLLAEVCKEIQAKGHVAELANLNCPGQIVISGSSEGVALCGELAKEKGAKRVIPLPVSGPFHSSLMKPAADKLEDVLKEITIKDAKVPVIANVTAKAQTDANEIEQKLVEQVYSPVRWEETIRELQDLGVDTFIEVGSGNVLTGLVKKVNRRAQAFAVNDRESLNKVVAKLEGVKE; encoded by the coding sequence ATGGGGAAAATCGCTTTTTTATTTCCAGGACAAGGCTCACAAGCTGTTGGGATGGGAGTAGAACTCAGAACGAATGAGCCAAAATGTAAGGAAATTCTAGATCGTGCTGATTCCAGGCTCGGATATTCTTTAACAAAAATTATGGCAGAGGGGCCAGAAGAGAAGCTCCGCCGCACTGAGAATACTCAGCCTGCACTTGTAACAATGAGTATTGCGGTTCTAGAACTATTAAAAGAAGAAAATATAACACCTGATTATGTAGCCGGACACAGTTTAGGAGAGTACAGTGCGCTGGTTGCTGCCGGGTCTCTATCTTTTGAAGATGCTGTGTATGCAGTACATAATCGCGGTTTATTTATGGAAGAAGCGGTTCCTTACGGGGAAGGCGCCATGTCTGCTGTTCTTGGTATGGAAGCAGATCTCTTAGCCGAAGTATGTAAGGAGATTCAAGCAAAAGGGCATGTGGCAGAACTTGCGAATCTAAACTGTCCTGGGCAAATTGTTATTTCTGGTTCTAGCGAAGGCGTTGCTCTATGTGGTGAACTTGCTAAAGAAAAAGGGGCTAAACGGGTAATTCCACTTCCGGTAAGCGGGCCATTCCATTCATCTTTAATGAAGCCTGCTGCAGATAAACTAGAAGATGTATTAAAGGAAATCACGATTAAAGATGCAAAAGTTCCTGTCATTGCAAATGTGACAGCTAAAGCGCAAACAGATGCGAATGAGATCGAACAAAAATTAGTAGAGCAAGTATATTCTCCTGTGCGTTGGGAAGAAACGATTAGAGAACTACAAGATCTTGGAGTCGATACATTTATTGAAGTCGGTTCAGGAAATGTATTAACGGGTCTCGTGAAAAAAGTAAACCGCCGCGCGCAAGCTTTTGCTGTAAATGATCGAGAAAGCCTTAATAAAGTGGTCGCTAAACTTGAAGGAGTGAAGGAATAA
- the plsX gene encoding phosphate acyltransferase PlsX: MRIAIDAMGGDHAPRAQVAAAEQAVKDFSGLEITLVGNESDIRPHLKDDTNITILHTTEKIEDTDQPTTAVRRKKEASMVLSVREVREGRADASISAGNTGALMTAGLLHVGRIKGIDRPALSPMLPTLDGNGFLLLDVGANMDAKPEQLLQYAIIGNTYMEKVQKVKKPRVGLLNVGTESGKGNELTKEAFPLLEAANFHFIGNVEARDLMNGVADVVVCDGFAGNLVLKTIEGTAGTLFSLLKKELTKSVKNKLAAGMLKSSFKDIKSQLSYSEYGGAGLFGLKAPVIKAHGSSDEVAVYHAIRQARQMVEEQVTTIIQTEVATINSTQSK, encoded by the coding sequence ATGAGAATTGCAATTGATGCAATGGGCGGAGATCATGCACCGCGTGCCCAAGTAGCAGCTGCCGAGCAAGCAGTGAAAGATTTTTCCGGGCTGGAAATAACGCTCGTGGGCAATGAATCAGACATTCGTCCACATTTAAAAGATGATACAAATATTACGATTCTGCATACAACAGAGAAAATTGAAGATACAGATCAGCCGACAACAGCTGTCCGCAGAAAAAAGGAAGCTTCGATGGTTCTTAGTGTGCGTGAAGTACGAGAAGGGCGTGCTGATGCCAGCATATCGGCAGGAAATACGGGCGCTTTAATGACAGCAGGGCTATTGCATGTTGGCCGGATTAAAGGAATTGATCGACCTGCCCTCTCACCAATGCTGCCAACACTTGACGGCAATGGATTTTTGCTGCTTGATGTAGGGGCTAATATGGATGCAAAACCAGAGCAGCTGCTTCAATATGCAATCATTGGAAATACATATATGGAAAAAGTACAAAAAGTTAAAAAGCCTCGTGTAGGACTATTAAATGTCGGTACTGAGAGCGGAAAAGGAAACGAATTAACAAAAGAAGCGTTCCCGCTCCTAGAAGCAGCCAATTTTCATTTTATCGGAAACGTCGAAGCCAGAGATCTTATGAACGGGGTCGCTGATGTAGTAGTTTGTGATGGCTTTGCAGGGAATTTAGTCTTAAAAACAATTGAAGGAACAGCAGGAACTTTATTTTCTTTGTTGAAAAAGGAACTAACGAAATCTGTGAAAAATAAACTTGCAGCTGGAATGCTTAAGTCAAGCTTTAAAGATATTAAAAGTCAACTAAGTTATTCAGAGTATGGCGGTGCGGGACTGTTTGGGCTTAAGGCACCTGTCATTAAAGCACATGGTTCCTCTGATGAAGTGGCTGTATACCATGCGATCAGACAAGCAAGACAAATGGTAGAAGAGCAGGTTACAACCATCATTCAAACAGAAGTTGCTACAATAAATTCTACACAAAGCAAGTAG
- the fapR gene encoding transcription factor FapR — translation MKRRKKERQSILQETLASNPFMTDEELAKRFSVSIQTIRLDRMELAIPELRERIKDVAKQQLDDVRALHPDEVIGEIVDLQLDERAISILDVQNEHVFSRSGIARGHHLFAQANSLAVAIIDDPLALTQRAVIHFTRQVKAGERVIAKASVLLTEQGRTTVKVESFVDQEMVFQGEFVMYRNNDIG, via the coding sequence ATGAAAAGACGTAAAAAAGAACGCCAATCGATTTTACAAGAAACGCTGGCAAGCAATCCATTTATGACAGATGAAGAGCTTGCCAAGCGTTTTTCCGTAAGTATTCAAACGATTAGGCTTGATAGAATGGAACTTGCAATCCCTGAACTTCGTGAGAGAATTAAAGATGTTGCTAAACAGCAGCTTGATGATGTTCGTGCGCTTCATCCTGATGAGGTGATCGGGGAAATTGTCGATTTACAGCTTGATGAACGAGCGATATCCATTTTAGATGTACAAAACGAACATGTCTTTAGTCGTTCAGGTATTGCAAGAGGGCATCATCTATTTGCCCAAGCGAACTCGCTGGCAGTGGCGATCATAGATGATCCGCTTGCATTGACACAGCGGGCTGTCATTCACTTTACACGGCAGGTTAAAGCCGGCGAAAGGGTTATAGCCAAAGCGAGTGTATTACTGACAGAACAAGGGCGTACCACTGTTAAAGTAGAGAGCTTTGTAGACCAAGAAATGGTTTTTCAGGGTGAGTTTGTGATGTATCGCAACAATGATATAGGTTGA
- the recG gene encoding ATP-dependent DNA helicase RecG: MNHIMSLPVTEVKGVGEETAKQMAGMNVHTVQDLIEHFPFRYEDYQLKDLQDTKHDERVTVVGVVQSEPSIRYYGKKKNRLSVRLLVNQILITVTFFNRAFLKKYFQIGQEVTVTGKWDQHRMTIAGSECHPGRVEKEQTIVPVYSVSGKLTSKSLKKYIYQAMQQYGEDIPEVLPESFLEKYKLPTKREAIYRLHYPSKDEATKHARRRMVYEEFLFFQLKMQAYRKINREQSVGVPLMLDRNKVRDFVSGLPFPLTGAQKRVVKDILHDIESDYRMNRLLQGDVGSGKTVVAAVCMYAVVQAGKQAALMVPTEILAEQHVSSLKPLLEPFGIEVELLSGSVKGKKRRERLERLESGEMHIAVGTHALIQEDVIFHDLGLVITDEQHRFGVEQRRVLRDKGEHPDVLFMTATPIPRTLAISVFGDMDVSIIDEMPAGRKVIETYWTKHDMLDRVLGFIEKELHAGRQAYVICPLIEESESLDVQNAIDVHAILQQHYSGKFKVGLMHGRLHPKEKDEVMEAFSENSTQILVSTTVVEVGVNVPNATVMVIYDAERFGLAQLHQLRGRVGRGDAQSYCILLADPKSEVGKERMRIMTETNDGFVLSERDLELRGPGDFFGSKQSGLPNFKVADVVHDYRALEVARQDAAELVNKADFFENPVYSYFRKYLEDSGVFAGEKLD, encoded by the coding sequence ATGAATCACATCATGAGTTTACCGGTTACCGAAGTAAAAGGAGTCGGTGAGGAAACCGCAAAACAAATGGCTGGGATGAATGTTCATACAGTCCAAGACTTAATCGAGCACTTCCCTTTTCGGTATGAGGATTACCAGTTAAAAGATTTACAAGATACAAAGCATGATGAGAGAGTAACGGTAGTCGGTGTAGTGCAAAGTGAACCATCGATCCGCTACTACGGAAAGAAAAAAAACCGCTTGTCCGTAAGGCTGTTAGTCAATCAAATTTTAATAACGGTTACTTTTTTTAATCGGGCGTTTCTAAAAAAGTACTTTCAAATCGGCCAGGAGGTTACCGTTACAGGAAAATGGGATCAGCATAGAATGACCATCGCCGGCAGCGAGTGCCATCCAGGCAGAGTAGAAAAAGAACAGACGATCGTGCCTGTCTATTCAGTATCAGGCAAATTGACGTCAAAATCACTTAAAAAATATATTTATCAAGCGATGCAGCAATACGGTGAGGATATACCTGAGGTGCTTCCGGAATCGTTTTTAGAAAAATACAAGCTTCCAACTAAAAGAGAAGCGATCTACCGTCTGCATTATCCATCAAAAGATGAAGCAACAAAACACGCACGGCGAAGAATGGTCTATGAGGAATTTCTTTTCTTTCAGTTAAAAATGCAAGCATATCGAAAAATAAACCGTGAACAATCAGTCGGTGTGCCGCTTATGCTTGATCGAAACAAGGTGAGAGATTTTGTGAGCGGACTCCCCTTCCCGCTTACGGGTGCTCAAAAAAGAGTAGTGAAAGATATTCTTCATGATATTGAATCTGATTACCGGATGAACCGCCTTTTACAAGGGGATGTCGGATCCGGAAAAACCGTCGTTGCGGCCGTGTGTATGTATGCCGTCGTTCAAGCCGGAAAACAAGCAGCACTAATGGTGCCCACAGAAATATTAGCAGAGCAGCATGTCTCCTCGCTTAAACCTCTCCTTGAACCATTTGGGATTGAAGTTGAGCTCTTATCAGGTTCAGTCAAAGGGAAGAAAAGAAGAGAGAGGCTCGAGCGCCTTGAATCAGGGGAGATGCATATTGCTGTTGGCACTCATGCGCTCATTCAAGAAGATGTCATCTTTCACGACTTAGGTCTTGTCATTACAGATGAGCAGCATCGTTTCGGTGTAGAACAAAGAAGAGTGCTTCGAGATAAAGGGGAGCATCCTGACGTATTATTTATGACGGCAACACCAATTCCTAGAACGCTTGCTATTTCCGTTTTTGGGGATATGGATGTATCAATTATTGATGAGATGCCTGCCGGGCGGAAGGTAATTGAAACGTATTGGACAAAACATGACATGTTAGACCGTGTGCTTGGTTTTATTGAAAAAGAATTGCACGCAGGGAGACAAGCCTATGTCATTTGTCCGCTTATTGAAGAGTCGGAATCACTCGATGTGCAAAATGCGATTGATGTTCATGCGATCCTCCAGCAGCATTACAGCGGGAAGTTTAAAGTCGGCTTAATGCATGGGCGTCTTCATCCAAAGGAAAAAGATGAAGTGATGGAAGCGTTTAGTGAGAATTCGACACAAATTTTAGTATCGACTACTGTGGTTGAAGTCGGTGTGAATGTGCCTAATGCTACTGTTATGGTTATTTATGACGCCGAGCGCTTCGGACTTGCTCAGCTTCATCAATTAAGAGGCAGGGTAGGACGAGGTGATGCCCAGTCTTATTGTATATTGCTTGCTGACCCGAAGTCAGAAGTTGGTAAAGAGCGGATGCGGATTATGACTGAAACAAATGATGGGTTTGTGTTGTCTGAGAGAGATTTGGAACTGCGAGGACCTGGAGATTTCTTCGGTTCCAAACAAAGCGGACTTCCTAATTTTAAAGTAGCTGATGTGGTTCATGATTACCGGGCGCTTGAAGTGGCCAGGCAAGATGCAGCTGAATTAGTAAACAAAGCTGATTTCTTTGAAAACCCTGTCTACAGCTACTTTAGAAAGTACTTAGAGGACTCTGGTGTATTTGCTGGAGAAAAGCTTGATTAA
- the sdaAA gene encoding L-serine ammonia-lyase, iron-sulfur-dependent, subunit alpha: MFRNVAELVELAESQDIPISEVMIRQEVEVSGKSREVVINQMRENLKVMRAAVERGISENVRSVSGLTGGDAVKLQEYIKKGNFLSSDVLLDAVSKAVATNEVNAAMGTICATPTAGAAGVVPGVLFGLEAKLNPTEDAMIGYLFASGAFGFVVANNASISGAAGGCQAEVGSATGMAAAALVELAGGTPSQSAEAMAIALKNMLGLVCDPVAGLVEVPCVKRNAMGASNAVVAADMALAGITSRIPCDEVIDAMYKIGQTMPEALRETAQGGLAATPTGRELEAKIFGVSLDKK, encoded by the coding sequence ATGTTTCGTAATGTGGCGGAGCTTGTAGAATTAGCTGAATCACAAGATATACCTATTTCTGAAGTGATGATCAGACAGGAAGTAGAAGTAAGCGGCAAATCACGAGAGGTCGTCATAAATCAAATGAGAGAAAATTTGAAGGTGATGAGAGCCGCAGTTGAAAGAGGAATTTCTGAAAATGTTCGTTCAGTATCCGGCCTAACTGGCGGAGATGCGGTCAAGTTACAAGAATATATTAAAAAAGGCAATTTTCTATCTAGTGATGTCTTATTAGATGCGGTTAGTAAAGCAGTTGCAACGAATGAAGTAAATGCTGCAATGGGAACGATCTGCGCCACGCCGACAGCAGGTGCTGCAGGCGTTGTACCGGGAGTATTATTCGGACTAGAAGCAAAATTAAATCCGACAGAAGATGCGATGATTGGTTATTTATTTGCATCAGGTGCTTTCGGATTTGTAGTAGCGAATAATGCTTCTATCTCTGGTGCGGCTGGAGGATGCCAGGCTGAGGTGGGCTCTGCAACCGGAATGGCAGCAGCAGCCTTAGTAGAGCTTGCTGGAGGCACGCCGAGTCAATCCGCAGAAGCAATGGCAATTGCTTTGAAAAATATGCTTGGTCTTGTATGTGATCCTGTGGCAGGGCTTGTAGAAGTACCGTGTGTGAAACGTAATGCAATGGGAGCATCAAATGCTGTGGTGGCAGCGGACATGGCATTAGCAGGCATTACAAGCAGAATTCCATGCGATGAAGTGATTGATGCGATGTATAAAATTGGACAAACGATGCCTGAAGCTCTCCGTGAAACAGCTCAAGGAGGATTAGCAGCGACACCAACTGGACGGGAGCTAGAAGCCAAAATTTTTGGTGTATCGCTTGATAAGAAATGA
- the sdaAB gene encoding L-serine ammonia-lyase, iron-sulfur-dependent subunit beta produces MKYRTVFDIIGPIMIGPSSSHTAGAARIGRVARTLFAEKPDRADIYFYGSFAKTYRGHGTDVAIVGGILDFDTFDSRITNALTIAKDEKIDIHFHEEEALTDHPNTAKVVLTKGEVTIELVGISIGGGKIEIIELNGFQLKLSGNHPAILVVHNDRYGVIAGVSNVLAKHEINIGHMEVSRKEKGKEALMVIEVDQNVPNTILKELESLPNIVKVTKIHD; encoded by the coding sequence ATGAAGTATCGTACAGTGTTTGATATTATTGGACCTATTATGATTGGGCCTTCAAGTTCTCACACTGCAGGAGCAGCGAGAATAGGGAGAGTAGCAAGAACATTGTTTGCAGAAAAACCAGATCGTGCAGATATTTATTTTTATGGATCATTTGCTAAAACGTATAGAGGACATGGGACAGACGTAGCGATCGTTGGAGGAATATTAGACTTTGACACCTTCGATTCTAGGATTACGAATGCGCTTACAATTGCGAAAGATGAAAAGATTGATATTCATTTTCATGAGGAAGAAGCCTTAACGGATCACCCCAATACGGCTAAAGTGGTGTTAACTAAAGGAGAGGTCACAATTGAACTCGTTGGTATCTCCATTGGGGGCGGTAAAATAGAAATTATTGAGCTGAATGGATTTCAATTAAAGCTTTCTGGAAATCATCCTGCTATATTAGTCGTTCATAATGACCGGTATGGTGTGATAGCAGGCGTATCGAATGTGCTTGCTAAGCATGAAATTAATATTGGACATATGGAAGTATCGCGAAAAGAAAAAGGGAAAGAAGCTCTTATGGTGATAGAAGTTGACCAAAATGTACCAAATACTATTTTAAAAGAACTAGAAAGCCTGCCAAATATCGTGAAAGTGACAAAGATTCATGATTAG
- a CDS encoding DegV family protein, which produces MSKVVVVTDSTADIPKELAEQLNITVIPLNVIFSEEETYQDGVTLTSTEFYEKVVAEDRIPSTSQPTPYQFEELYRELLTEEDTTIISIHLSSKMSGTYQAAMIAKQSLDLSDKLHVIDSKRASYAIGIIVVEVAKMAKEGKSVEECLSRIDELMNDTKVYFLVDTLEFLQKNGRIGKASAMLGSLLKIKPILSLTEDGEVYPVEKVRGQKKALSRILEVLRDQYGQARVHVGVSHAVNEELAREMLDRMRAEFNVESEVMTDIGAVIGAHVGPGTVAFSITKA; this is translated from the coding sequence ATGTCAAAAGTAGTAGTGGTAACAGATAGCACAGCGGATATTCCAAAGGAGCTTGCTGAACAATTAAACATTACGGTCATTCCATTAAACGTGATCTTCTCTGAAGAAGAGACATATCAAGATGGAGTCACTTTAACATCGACTGAGTTTTATGAGAAGGTTGTAGCAGAGGATCGGATCCCTTCAACATCTCAGCCGACTCCTTATCAATTTGAAGAATTGTATCGTGAGCTGCTTACTGAAGAGGATACAACGATCATCTCGATTCATTTATCATCTAAAATGAGCGGGACATACCAAGCTGCCATGATTGCAAAGCAATCACTGGATCTTTCTGATAAGCTTCATGTGATTGACTCGAAGCGAGCATCCTATGCGATTGGAATAATCGTTGTTGAAGTCGCGAAGATGGCTAAAGAAGGAAAGTCAGTTGAAGAATGTCTTAGCCGTATTGATGAGTTAATGAACGACACGAAGGTGTATTTCTTAGTAGATACGCTTGAATTTCTGCAAAAGAATGGCCGAATCGGAAAAGCGTCAGCTATGCTTGGTTCATTGTTAAAAATTAAGCCCATTCTCAGCCTGACAGAAGACGGGGAAGTGTACCCTGTAGAAAAAGTACGTGGTCAGAAGAAGGCGTTAAGTCGTATTTTAGAAGTGCTGCGTGATCAATATGGACAAGCTCGTGTTCATGTTGGCGTCTCACATGCTGTAAACGAAGAGCTCGCTCGTGAAATGCTGGATCGAATGCGAGCTGAATTTAATGTGGAATCAGAAGTGATGACAGATATTGGAGCCGTAATCGGTGCACACGTCGGCCCGGGCACTGTTGCCTTTTCCATCACAAAAGCATGA